In Nymphaea colorata isolate Beijing-Zhang1983 chromosome 5, ASM883128v2, whole genome shotgun sequence, one genomic interval encodes:
- the LOC116253970 gene encoding myb-related protein MYBAS1-like, protein MEALLIRGDGGSSKWVVAGCRRMKGGRMVEVVHEEAQTRKGPWTEQEDLQLVGFVGLFGERRWDFIAKVSGLNRTGKSCRLRWVNYLRPDLKHGRMTPQEESLVLELHARWGNRWSRIARKLPGRTDNEIKNYWRTHMRKKAQERSLSENSSLLSSPCSYSTSLSSDPQPARSMVEGEPPVLEKSAGVMGSCEMSQRGVACEETAEASSGPGFMEQMWKEIAASETLVFPVYESEGGSALPCNSMASPLWEYSCDSLWKMDEEEFSVGDHFL, encoded by the exons ATGGAAGCTCTATTAATACGAGGAGATGGAGGGAGCAGCAAGTGGGTTGTGGCTGGCTGTAGGCGTATGAAGGGAGGGAGGATGGTGGAGGTGGTGCATGAGGAGGCTCAAACTCGCAAGGGTCCATGGACGGAGCAGGAGGACCTGCAGCTGGTTGGCTTCGTGGGGCTGTTTGGAGAGAGGCGCTGGGATTTCATAGCAAAAGTATCAG GTCTCAACAGGACAGGCAAGAGCTGCAGGCTACGCTGGGTCAACTACCTAAGGCCTGACCTCAAGCATGGGAGAATGACCCCTCAGGAGGAAAGCCTGGTTCTTGAACTCCACGCTCGTTGGGGCAACAG GTGGTCACGAATTGCTCGGAAATTGCCAGGCCGCACAGATAATGAGATCAAGAACTACTGGAGAACACATATGAGGAAGAAGGCTCAGGAACGTAGTTTAAGCGAGAATTCATCTTTACTCTCATCACCATGCTCGTATTCGACTTCGTTGTCGTCGGATCCGCAGCCAGCGAGGTCCATGGTAGAAGGTGAGCCCCCCGTCCTGGAGAAGTCAGCAGGAGTAATGGGTTCCTGCGAGATGAGCCAAAGAGGCGTTGCATGTGAAGAGACAGCAGAGGCCAGCAGCGGGCCGGGCTTCATGGAACAGATGTGGAAGGAAATCGCGGCTTCGGAGACGCTCGTCTTCCCGGTATACGAGAGTGAGGGTGGAAGCGCGCTTCCCTGCAACTCAATGGCTTCTCCACTGTGGGAGTACTCGTGCGATTCACTGTGGAAGATGGATGAAGAAGAATTCTCTGTTGGGGACCATTTTCTCTAA